In Providencia rettgeri, the following proteins share a genomic window:
- a CDS encoding hydrolase produces the protein MSSPANFNGQRPAINPEDAVMLLIDHQSGLFQTVGDMPMTELRARAAVLAKMASLAKIPVITTASVPQGPNGPLIPEIHQNAPHAQYIARRGEINAWDNPEFVAAVKATGKKQLIIAGTITSVCMAFPAISAVMDGYQVFVVIDASGTYSKMAQEITLARVVQAGVVPMDTAAVASELQGTWNREDAAEWAMAYTQIFPAYQLLIESYSKAQEVLKNNEQLDSER, from the coding sequence ATGAGTAGCCCAGCTAATTTTAATGGTCAACGTCCTGCTATTAACCCAGAAGATGCGGTGATGTTATTAATCGATCACCAAAGTGGTTTATTTCAAACCGTAGGTGATATGCCAATGACGGAACTGCGTGCTCGCGCCGCTGTTCTGGCTAAAATGGCATCTCTTGCAAAAATCCCCGTAATAACAACGGCTTCTGTACCTCAAGGCCCAAATGGTCCGTTGATCCCAGAAATTCATCAAAATGCACCACATGCACAATATATTGCACGACGTGGTGAAATTAACGCGTGGGATAACCCAGAGTTTGTGGCTGCCGTGAAAGCAACAGGTAAAAAGCAATTAATTATCGCTGGAACCATTACCAGTGTTTGTATGGCTTTCCCTGCGATTAGTGCCGTAATGGATGGTTATCAAGTATTTGTGGTGATTGATGCATCAGGGACTTACAGCAAAATGGCGCAAGAAATTACCTTGGCTCGAGTTGTTCAAGCGGGTGTAGTACCAATGGATACTGCTGCGGTTGCTTCAGAATTACAAGGGACTTGGAACCGCGAAGATGCCGCTGAGTGGGCAATGGCTTACACGCAAATTTTCCCTGCTTATCAATTATTAATTGAAAGCTACAGCAAAGCACAAGAAGTTCTGAAAAATAATGAACAATTAGATTCAGAGCGCTAA
- a CDS encoding YceI family protein: MKKLALPLLASLFVFGTAQAADYKLDPTHTKAVFYIDHFNTSTNSGGFHNITGDMTYSAEKQAGSVNVIIPAETLNTGLPAFDNHIKSADMLDVAKYPTIEFKSSKWNFVNNKPVSIDGVLTMKGESHPIQLKTTKFGCYFSPIFKADVCGGDFEATIDRTQWGVDFLVKEGMTQNVTIKIQAEAIKQ, encoded by the coding sequence ATGAAAAAGTTAGCTTTACCTTTATTGGCCTCTTTATTTGTTTTTGGAACCGCTCAGGCGGCTGACTATAAATTAGACCCAACGCATACGAAAGCGGTGTTTTATATTGACCACTTTAATACTTCAACCAATAGCGGTGGATTTCATAATATTACTGGCGATATGACGTATTCTGCGGAAAAACAAGCGGGTAGCGTGAACGTTATCATCCCTGCGGAGACATTAAATACCGGTTTACCTGCATTCGACAACCATATCAAAAGTGCAGATATGTTAGATGTTGCCAAGTACCCAACGATTGAATTTAAGTCGTCTAAATGGAATTTTGTTAATAACAAGCCGGTTTCTATTGACGGCGTACTGACAATGAAAGGCGAATCACACCCTATTCAATTAAAAACAACGAAGTTCGGTTGTTACTTTAGCCCAATTTTTAAAGCGGATGTTTGTGGTGGTGATTTTGAAGCAACGATTGACCGTACACAGTGGGGGGTCGATTTCTTAGTGAAAGAGGGTATGACTCAAAATGTCACTATCAAGATCCAAGCAGAAGCCATTAAACAGTAA
- a CDS encoding lactate oxidase, with product MLNFKKNTVVTSTLLAVALTLGSAQAAEYKASDKEGPIKIVNLDELESQVAKNMEKGAFGYIRGGAEDELNLNKNTQHFDKKYIMPRVMQGIEISDIDLSTDFLGIKLKTPIIQAPMAAQGLAHKEGEIATAKGMAKAGSIFSLSTYGNKTIEEVAEVSGNNPFFFQLYMSKNEAFNEFTLKRAKESGAKAIILTVDSPVGGYREDDIRNNFQFPLGFANLELFAQQNSDGSKTGKGAGISEIYAQAKQAFTPADIQYVKKLSGLPVIVKGIQSPEDADVVIKAGADAIWVSNHGGRQLDSGPASFDVLPSIAKVVNKRVPIVFDSGVRRGSHVFKALASGADVVAVGRPILYGLNLGGAEGVNSVIQQLNKELSINMMLGGAKNIESVKATQLYTDKDFQ from the coding sequence ATGTTGAATTTCAAAAAAAATACCGTTGTGACATCAACACTACTAGCTGTTGCTTTAACATTAGGGTCGGCTCAAGCTGCGGAATATAAAGCGAGCGATAAAGAAGGCCCGATTAAAATCGTCAACTTGGATGAGCTAGAAAGCCAAGTGGCGAAAAATATGGAAAAAGGCGCTTTTGGCTACATCCGTGGTGGTGCGGAAGATGAGCTGAATTTAAATAAAAATACGCAGCATTTTGATAAAAAATACATTATGCCACGTGTGATGCAAGGTATTGAAATTTCAGACATTGATTTATCAACTGATTTTTTAGGTATTAAACTTAAAACACCGATTATTCAGGCACCGATGGCGGCTCAAGGTCTCGCCCATAAAGAGGGGGAAATAGCGACTGCAAAAGGTATGGCCAAAGCAGGTTCTATTTTTTCGCTCAGTACTTATGGCAATAAAACCATTGAAGAAGTTGCGGAAGTTTCGGGAAATAACCCATTCTTTTTTCAACTGTACATGAGTAAAAACGAGGCTTTCAATGAATTTACGTTGAAACGAGCTAAAGAAAGTGGTGCTAAAGCGATTATTTTGACGGTGGACTCACCTGTTGGTGGATATCGTGAAGATGACATTCGTAATAACTTTCAGTTTCCGTTAGGTTTTGCCAATTTAGAACTATTTGCTCAGCAAAATAGTGATGGTTCGAAAACAGGTAAAGGTGCTGGGATCAGTGAAATTTATGCGCAAGCGAAGCAAGCATTTACACCAGCAGATATTCAATATGTGAAAAAATTGTCAGGCTTACCGGTTATCGTCAAAGGTATTCAATCACCTGAAGATGCGGATGTTGTGATAAAAGCTGGTGCGGATGCTATTTGGGTGTCTAACCATGGTGGTCGCCAGTTAGACAGTGGTCCTGCATCTTTTGATGTGTTGCCATCAATTGCAAAAGTGGTGAATAAACGTGTGCCTATTGTCTTTGACAGTGGTGTACGTCGTGGTTCACATGTATTTAAAGCTTTAGCAAGTGGTGCTGATGTTGTGGCTGTAGGGCGTCCTATTCTTTATGGATTAAATTTAGGTGGTGCAGAAGGGGTTAATTCTGTCATCCAGCAATTAAATAAAGAGCTATCTATCAATATGATGTTAGGTGGCGCGAAAAATATTGAAAGTGTAAAAGCAACTCAGTTATATACCGACAAAGATTTTCAATAA
- a CDS encoding 3-oxoacyl-ACP reductase family protein gives MLFKNKHAIVQGGSRGIGAAIVKKLAKDGANVTFTYASSDENAKSLITETAQFSGKVMAIKANSANEHEITAAIKQSFDKFGSIDILINSIGILEFGSVETLSLESFDRSYSLNVRSLFIASQSALAVMNDYGRIIHIGSVNSERVPFEGGAAYAMSKSAIIGLTKGMARDVASRGITVNNVQPGPVNTDMNPEQGEFAESLKQIMALKRYASADEIADFVLYLASPAAAYITGASLNIDGGFTA, from the coding sequence ATGTTATTCAAAAACAAACATGCTATTGTTCAAGGTGGCTCACGTGGTATTGGTGCGGCTATTGTAAAAAAACTCGCCAAAGACGGTGCGAATGTTACTTTCACCTATGCCTCATCAGATGAAAATGCAAAATCATTGATCACTGAAACCGCCCAATTTTCCGGGAAAGTCATGGCTATCAAAGCCAACAGTGCTAATGAACATGAAATTACAGCGGCAATCAAACAATCATTTGATAAGTTTGGCTCTATTGATATTTTAATTAACAGTATTGGTATTCTTGAATTTGGTTCAGTAGAAACCCTCTCTCTAGAGTCATTTGATCGTTCCTATTCCCTAAATGTACGCAGCTTATTTATTGCCAGCCAATCCGCATTAGCGGTTATGAATGATTATGGGCGAATAATTCACATTGGCAGTGTCAACTCAGAGCGAGTGCCATTTGAAGGCGGAGCCGCCTATGCGATGAGTAAATCAGCCATCATTGGCTTAACAAAAGGCATGGCTAGAGATGTCGCTTCAAGAGGGATAACGGTCAATAACGTTCAGCCAGGCCCCGTAAATACAGACATGAATCCAGAACAAGGCGAGTTTGCAGAGAGTCTGAAACAAATAATGGCCTTAAAACGCTATGCTAGTGCTGATGAAATTGCTGATTTTGTCTTGTACTTAGCTAGCCCTGCTGCTGCTTATATCACGGGAGCAAGTTTAAATATTGATGGTGGATTCACCGCTTAA
- the trpS gene encoding tryptophan--tRNA ligase: MSTPTENLKQPQKPIVFSGAQPSGELTIGNYMGALRQWVQMQDDYDCIYCIVDQHAITVRQDPVELRKRTLDTLALYLACGIDPKKSTIFVQSHVPQHAQLSWALNCYTYFGELSRMTQFKDKSARHAENINAGLFDYPVLMAADILIYQTNQVPVGIDQKQHLELSRDIAQRFNAIYGDIFTVPDPFIPTGGGARVMALQDPTKKMSKSDDNRNNVIALLEDPKSVVKKIKRAMTDSEEPPRIRYDLENKPGVSNLLDIMSGVTGKKIAELEAEFEGQMYGHLKGAVAEAVSGMLTTLQTRYHEFRNDEALLNQIMDEGATKAAARAQETLDKVYEAIGFVKRPQR, encoded by the coding sequence ATGAGCACTCCCACTGAAAATTTAAAGCAACCCCAAAAACCAATCGTATTCAGCGGCGCACAGCCTTCCGGTGAATTAACCATCGGTAACTATATGGGTGCATTACGTCAGTGGGTACAAATGCAAGATGACTACGATTGCATTTACTGTATCGTTGACCAGCACGCCATCACCGTTCGCCAAGACCCTGTTGAATTGCGAAAAAGAACCCTCGATACACTCGCGCTCTATTTAGCCTGTGGCATTGACCCGAAAAAAAGTACCATTTTTGTACAGTCACATGTGCCACAACATGCCCAATTGAGCTGGGCGCTTAACTGCTACACCTATTTCGGTGAATTGAGCCGTATGACTCAATTTAAAGATAAATCAGCGCGCCATGCAGAAAATATCAATGCGGGACTCTTTGATTACCCAGTATTAATGGCTGCGGATATTTTAATTTATCAAACAAATCAAGTACCTGTAGGTATTGACCAGAAACAGCATCTTGAATTGAGCCGTGATATTGCTCAACGCTTCAATGCCATTTACGGTGATATTTTCACTGTCCCCGATCCATTCATTCCGACTGGTGGTGGTGCTCGTGTTATGGCATTACAAGATCCGACCAAGAAAATGTCTAAGTCCGATGATAACCGTAACAACGTTATCGCCTTATTAGAAGACCCGAAATCTGTCGTGAAAAAAATCAAACGCGCAATGACTGACTCCGAAGAGCCACCGCGTATTCGTTATGATTTAGAAAATAAGCCGGGTGTTTCTAATTTATTAGATATTATGTCGGGCGTGACGGGTAAGAAAATCGCAGAACTTGAAGCTGAATTTGAAGGACAAATGTACGGTCATCTTAAAGGTGCTGTGGCTGAAGCCGTTTCTGGCATGTTAACTACACTGCAAACTCGCTACCATGAATTCCGTAATGATGAAGCGTTGCTCAACCAAATTATGGATGAAGGCGCAACGAAAGCAGCTGCACGTGCACAAGAAACCCTAGATAAAGTTTACGAAGCTATTGGTTTTGTTAAGCGCCCTCAGCGCTAA
- a CDS encoding phosphoglycolate phosphatase, with the protein MTDMVLENIKAIAFDLDGTLVDSAGGLAEAIDNMLTELGFSPAGKERVSIWVGNGVDVLVERALSWAGAQITPELQKAARASFDKFYAVSVTTGSELFPEVKETLEQLAKHGLPMGIVTNKATPFIAPLLKKLGIEHYFSLVLGSDDVKALKPHPAPLYLTMGTFGLRKEELLFVGDSRNDIIAAKSAECPCVGLTYGYNYGESIALSEPNCVLTHFSDLLPTIGLSEIK; encoded by the coding sequence ATGACTGACATGGTATTAGAGAATATCAAAGCAATAGCTTTCGATTTAGACGGCACTCTTGTAGACAGCGCCGGTGGCTTAGCTGAAGCCATCGACAATATGCTAACAGAACTTGGCTTTTCACCCGCAGGTAAAGAGCGAGTCTCAATTTGGGTTGGTAATGGCGTGGATGTTTTAGTTGAACGCGCGCTTTCTTGGGCTGGCGCCCAAATAACCCCCGAGTTACAAAAAGCAGCGCGAGCCAGCTTCGATAAATTCTATGCCGTTTCTGTCACAACTGGCAGCGAACTATTCCCTGAAGTGAAAGAAACCTTAGAGCAACTAGCAAAACATGGCCTCCCTATGGGGATTGTTACTAATAAAGCGACGCCATTTATTGCACCGCTATTAAAGAAATTAGGTATTGAACACTACTTTTCTCTTGTGTTGGGTAGCGATGATGTTAAAGCGTTAAAACCGCATCCTGCTCCCCTTTACTTAACGATGGGAACATTCGGTTTACGTAAAGAAGAATTGCTTTTTGTCGGTGATTCTCGTAATGATATTATTGCAGCGAAAAGCGCTGAATGCCCGTGTGTCGGTCTGACCTACGGTTATAACTATGGTGAATCTATTGCACTAAGTGAGCCGAACTGTGTATTAACACATTTTTCTGATTTATTACCTACAATCGGGTTATCTGAAATAAAATAA
- the rpe gene encoding ribulose-phosphate 3-epimerase, which translates to MKNFLIAPSILSADFARLGEDTANVLAAGADIVHFDVMDNHYVPNLTFGAPICKALRDYGITAPIDVHLMVKPVDRIIPDFAKAGATHISFHPEASEHVDRSLQLIRENGCTAGLVFNPATPLSYLDYVMDKVDMILLMSVNPGFGGQSFIPQTLNKLRQVRKLIDESGYDIRLEVDGGVKVNNIAEIAAAGADTFVAGSAIFDQPDYKTVIDAMRSELQKVSQ; encoded by the coding sequence ATGAAAAACTTTCTCATTGCCCCATCTATTTTATCTGCTGACTTTGCCCGTTTAGGCGAAGATACTGCCAACGTTCTGGCTGCTGGTGCCGATATCGTGCATTTTGACGTTATGGACAACCATTACGTGCCCAACTTGACGTTTGGCGCGCCTATCTGTAAAGCACTGCGAGACTATGGAATTACTGCTCCTATCGATGTTCATTTAATGGTCAAACCGGTTGATAGGATCATTCCAGACTTCGCTAAAGCAGGGGCAACGCATATCAGTTTCCACCCTGAGGCCAGTGAGCATGTTGATCGTTCATTACAGTTAATTCGCGAGAATGGTTGTACCGCAGGGCTAGTCTTTAACCCAGCAACCCCGCTGAGCTACCTTGATTATGTCATGGATAAAGTTGACATGATCCTACTAATGTCCGTCAATCCAGGCTTTGGTGGCCAATCCTTTATCCCACAAACCCTCAATAAGTTGCGCCAAGTCCGTAAACTCATTGATGAAAGTGGTTATGATATCCGTTTGGAAGTCGATGGCGGGGTTAAAGTTAATAATATTGCAGAAATTGCAGCAGCAGGCGCCGATACTTTTGTTGCAGGTTCCGCAATCTTCGATCAACCAGACTATAAAACCGTCATTGATGCAATGCGTAGCGAATTACAAAAGGTATCTCAATGA
- the dam gene encoding adenine-specific DNA-methyltransferase produces MKKKRAFLKWAGGKYPLVEEIKKHLPQGDCLIEPFVGAGSVFLNTSYDSYILADINSDLINLYNTVKDRADAFIEEAQQIFTPEYNTSEQYYLMREAFNQSTDTEKRSVLFLYLNRHCYNGLCRYNSRGEFNVPFGRYKKPYFPKEELLWFAEKSQNATFITQHYGDTLLNAKEGAVVYCDPPYAPLSDTANFTAYHTNSFNSLEQQNLAILAQKLSTESKIPVLISNHDTPMTREWYYQAQLHIVKVRRTISRNILNRTKVNELLALYPGIPNSLSPRKTDKKKMQRPVPSAEWLSDND; encoded by the coding sequence ATGAAAAAAAAACGCGCTTTTTTAAAATGGGCTGGGGGTAAATACCCCCTTGTGGAAGAAATCAAAAAACATCTTCCACAAGGTGATTGCTTAATTGAGCCTTTTGTTGGTGCTGGGTCAGTGTTTTTAAACACCAGTTATGATTCCTACATACTGGCAGATATCAACAGTGACCTCATCAACCTCTACAATACAGTTAAAGACCGCGCTGATGCTTTTATCGAAGAAGCCCAGCAAATCTTCACACCTGAATATAATACTTCCGAACAATATTATTTAATGCGTGAAGCCTTTAACCAATCGACCGATACTGAGAAACGTAGTGTCCTTTTCTTATACTTAAACCGCCACTGTTATAATGGGCTATGCCGCTATAATTCTCGTGGTGAATTCAACGTTCCTTTCGGCCGCTATAAAAAGCCCTATTTCCCGAAAGAAGAATTACTGTGGTTTGCTGAAAAATCACAAAATGCGACATTTATAACTCAGCATTATGGTGATACGTTGCTCAATGCAAAAGAGGGAGCGGTTGTCTACTGTGACCCTCCCTATGCGCCTTTATCAGATACCGCCAATTTTACGGCATATCACACGAATTCCTTTAATTCGCTTGAACAACAAAACTTAGCTATTTTGGCGCAAAAGTTATCAACAGAAAGCAAAATCCCGGTACTGATCTCAAATCATGATACCCCGATGACAAGAGAGTGGTATTATCAGGCTCAATTACATATTGTAAAAGTACGTCGCACCATTAGTAGAAATATATTAAACCGGACAAAAGTCAATGAGTTACTGGCGTTATATCCGGGTATACCTAATAGCCTTTCTCCTAGAAAAACGGATAAGAAAAAAATGCAGCGCCCTGTACCTAGTGCTGAATGGCTCTCAGATAACGATTAA
- a CDS encoding SPOR domain-containing protein, which yields MDEFKPDNQPQGQNDLRPDTSDRPTGRSRQSSAAKPKIALSRQHIMIGVGVLVLLLLIIAISSALKAPTEHEKQQTTGANNSQNIDLSGSSSLTNSQSQTLSGQPQEITGSQIAPTPTQGESQTQPNGLGERIEIPGDVVDALNQGQVSVPGTSQPQNTTPLTPPTVKPVEQQPAVKPVAPEKTPVKPVEPKHPVQTKQPAKSTSTASSQGSNIMSAPAGSYTLQLSSASRSDTLEAFAKENKLTNYKVYKTIRNGQTWYVLIHGNYSSVTAAKNAIGTLPAAVQAKKPWVRNMKQVKQDQK from the coding sequence ATGGACGAATTTAAACCAGATAACCAGCCTCAAGGTCAAAATGACCTTAGGCCAGATACATCAGATAGACCGACAGGGCGTTCACGCCAATCATCTGCTGCAAAACCTAAAATTGCACTCTCACGCCAACACATCATGATTGGTGTGGGTGTCTTAGTTTTATTGCTGCTCATTATTGCTATCAGTTCAGCGCTGAAAGCTCCTACAGAGCATGAAAAGCAACAAACAACGGGTGCCAATAATTCACAGAATATCGACTTATCGGGTTCCTCATCGTTGACTAACTCACAAAGTCAAACGCTATCAGGGCAACCACAAGAAATCACGGGTTCACAAATTGCGCCGACGCCAACCCAAGGCGAATCTCAAACGCAACCAAATGGTCTGGGAGAGCGAATCGAAATACCTGGCGATGTGGTTGATGCCTTAAATCAAGGCCAAGTTTCGGTGCCAGGCACTAGCCAGCCACAAAATACGACACCGTTAACGCCACCAACAGTGAAACCGGTCGAACAACAACCTGCCGTTAAACCAGTGGCGCCAGAAAAAACACCTGTAAAACCCGTTGAGCCAAAACACCCTGTGCAAACTAAACAGCCAGCGAAATCGACATCAACGGCGAGTAGCCAAGGTAGTAATATCATGTCTGCGCCAGCGGGTAGCTACACATTGCAGCTTAGCAGCGCAAGCCGCTCTGATACACTGGAAGCTTTTGCAAAAGAAAACAAACTGACCAATTACAAAGTCTATAAAACGATACGTAACGGGCAAACCTGGTATGTTCTTATTCACGGAAATTATAGTTCAGTAACCGCTGCAAAAAATGCAATAGGAACCTTACCTGCTGCAGTGCAAGCGAAAAAACCGTGGGTTAGAAATATGAAACAAGTCAAACAGGATCAAAAATAA
- the aroB gene encoding 3-dehydroquinate synthase gives MEKVTVTLGERSYPINIAPGLYQQTGAFWPLTAGQRAMVVTNETLAPIYLDKIKNALESSGVKVDTIILPDGEQYKSLFIMNDVFTALLEKHHNRDTTLIALGGGVIGDLTGFAAASYQRGVRFIQVPTTLLSQVDSSVGGKTAVNHPLGKNMIGAFYQPASVVVDLNCLKTLPPRELASGLAEVIKYGIILDSAFFNWLEENIDALASLDDQAMAYCIRRCCELKAQVVAADEKETSGLRALLNLGHTFGHAIEAHMGYGVWLHGEAVAAGMVMAAKTAELLGQFTPEQTQRVVTLLKRASLPVKGPSQMKPDDYLPHMMRDKKVIGGKLHLILPTTIGHSEMRSDVDTQTVIAAISSCMP, from the coding sequence ATGGAAAAAGTCACCGTCACTCTAGGCGAACGTAGTTATCCAATCAATATCGCACCCGGCTTATATCAGCAAACAGGGGCGTTTTGGCCATTAACTGCGGGCCAACGAGCAATGGTTGTGACAAATGAAACTCTTGCCCCTATTTATCTCGATAAGATAAAGAATGCCCTTGAATCTTCAGGCGTAAAAGTTGATACCATCATTTTACCCGATGGTGAACAATACAAATCATTATTCATTATGAATGATGTATTTACCGCATTACTTGAAAAACACCATAACCGTGACACCACCCTCATCGCTCTTGGTGGGGGCGTCATTGGCGACCTAACAGGCTTTGCAGCAGCAAGCTATCAGCGTGGCGTGCGTTTTATTCAGGTCCCGACAACCTTATTATCTCAAGTGGATTCTTCTGTCGGTGGTAAAACCGCCGTCAATCACCCACTAGGGAAAAATATGATCGGCGCATTTTATCAACCGGCTTCTGTTGTGGTTGATCTCAACTGCTTGAAAACACTTCCACCAAGAGAACTCGCCTCAGGTTTAGCCGAAGTTATTAAATACGGCATTATCCTCGATAGTGCGTTTTTTAACTGGCTAGAAGAGAATATCGATGCGCTCGCCTCTCTTGATGACCAAGCAATGGCCTACTGTATTCGCCGTTGTTGTGAACTAAAAGCACAAGTTGTTGCTGCGGATGAAAAAGAAACTAGTGGGTTACGTGCACTATTGAACTTAGGTCATACCTTTGGTCATGCTATCGAGGCACATATGGGTTATGGCGTCTGGTTACATGGTGAAGCTGTAGCCGCTGGTATGGTAATGGCAGCAAAAACAGCAGAATTACTTGGTCAATTTACTCCTGAACAAACTCAGCGAGTGGTCACACTTTTAAAACGAGCATCACTTCCCGTCAAAGGCCCTTCACAAATGAAGCCCGATGATTATCTCCCACATATGATGCGGGATAAAAAAGTGATAGGTGGAAAACTGCATTTAATTTTGCCTACCACTATTGGCCATTCGGAAATGCGTTCAGATGTTGATACGCAAACTGTTATTGCGGCAATCTCATCCTGTATGCCATAA
- the aroK gene encoding shikimate kinase AroK — translation MAEKRNIFLVGPMGAGKSTIGRQLAQQLNMEFFDSDHEIEKRTGADVGWVFDLEGEEGFRDREEKIINELTEKQGIVLATGGGSVKSKETRNRLSARGVVVYLETTIEKQLSRTQRDKKRPLLQVDEPAREVLEKLADERNPMYEEIADITIHTDEQSAKVVASQIIELLEKN, via the coding sequence ATGGCAGAGAAACGCAATATCTTTCTGGTTGGACCAATGGGTGCTGGAAAAAGTACTATTGGCCGTCAGTTGGCTCAACAGCTTAATATGGAGTTTTTCGACTCTGATCACGAGATAGAAAAACGCACTGGCGCGGATGTAGGCTGGGTATTCGACCTTGAAGGCGAAGAAGGCTTTCGCGATCGCGAAGAAAAAATCATCAATGAGCTTACAGAGAAACAAGGCATTGTATTAGCAACTGGCGGTGGCTCTGTTAAGTCCAAAGAGACCCGTAACCGCTTATCCGCTCGCGGTGTCGTTGTTTATCTTGAGACCACTATTGAGAAACAACTATCTCGTACACAACGTGACAAAAAGCGTCCGCTGCTACAAGTTGACGAACCCGCACGTGAAGTACTTGAGAAACTGGCTGACGAACGTAATCCTATGTATGAAGAAATTGCTGATATTACTATTCATACTGATGAGCAAAGTGCAAAAGTTGTTGCCAGCCAAATCATTGAACTATTAGAAAAAAACTAA
- a CDS encoding secretin N-terminal domain-containing protein, translated as MNSSLIKIPMVIIMGLFFLSSFLVSAEEIRDPFAPLAPPLATENHLGSEAVITPIAPNKTSITEKIFKLISINAEEVRHLLEHSGTSLLSKNASIHHDVTTNSLIIKDSPERLALIDEWIKHKDKPNKQVQITAHIISSSRTALQELGLEWGMMAGGNMSANHLHRYNRYSSTSGQFSFNVLSLSDGLLEMKLKALEKENLLSIIASPRLVASHQQAASIQQGTEIPYVTSSEKKTHVQFKDAVLGMEVTPAIARDEKIELILKISHNSPDTALTSSQHHHLAINKQEIATTVTIKNNETLILGGIFQQKQEKTEMGLPFLSHIPFLGALFTNTAEHTDKRVLIVFVTPKLINI; from the coding sequence ATGAATAGTTCGTTAATTAAAATTCCCATGGTGATTATTATGGGGCTCTTCTTTCTATCTTCATTTTTAGTCTCTGCCGAAGAGATCCGAGATCCTTTTGCACCGCTAGCACCACCTCTAGCAACAGAAAATCACCTTGGCTCAGAAGCCGTAATCACACCGATAGCGCCAAATAAAACATCAATAACCGAAAAAATATTTAAATTAATCTCAATCAATGCCGAAGAAGTTCGTCATCTATTAGAACATTCAGGGACTTCGTTATTATCAAAAAATGCATCTATCCATCACGATGTCACGACAAACAGCCTCATTATTAAAGATAGCCCAGAGCGATTAGCACTAATTGATGAATGGATAAAACATAAAGATAAGCCAAATAAACAAGTACAAATCACCGCACATATCATTAGTAGCAGCCGAACTGCATTACAAGAATTGGGGTTAGAGTGGGGAATGATGGCAGGAGGAAACATGAGTGCCAATCATTTACATCGCTACAACCGTTATTCTTCAACATCAGGGCAATTTTCCTTCAATGTGCTTAGCCTTAGTGATGGGTTACTTGAAATGAAACTAAAAGCATTAGAAAAAGAGAATCTGCTTTCTATTATTGCAAGCCCCCGCTTAGTTGCTTCACATCAACAAGCTGCAAGTATTCAGCAAGGTACAGAGATCCCCTATGTCACCAGCAGTGAAAAAAAAACACACGTACAATTTAAAGACGCTGTACTGGGGATGGAGGTCACCCCCGCTATTGCACGCGATGAAAAAATTGAGTTAATCCTTAAAATTAGCCATAACTCGCCTGATACTGCACTTACGAGCAGTCAACATCATCACTTGGCCATCAATAAGCAAGAAATCGCAACGACCGTCACCATTAAAAATAACGAAACCCTTATTCTTGGGGGAATTTTTCAGCAAAAACAAGAAAAAACAGAGATGGGGTTGCCTTTTTTATCCCACATCCCTTTCCTAGGAGCATTATTTACAAATACAGCAGAGCATACAGATAAGCGTGTCCTTATTGTTTTTGTAACACCAAAACTTATCAATATTTAA